The DNA segment CTACAGCACTGTGCAGATTTAATTATATTGACAAACAGGAACAAACCAGTGATTGGGGTCAGCGACCTTTAAGTGAAGGGCAGATTGAATATGCTTACTTAGATTGTATTTATCTGGCTCAAGTACATTTGCAGTTGTTGGAATTACAAGTAGCAAGTAACCCAGATCCCCAAAAAGAAGATTTAATAACACTCGATGCCAGATACACAGAATTGTCAGAACATTGGCAGTTGTTAAAGTCAGAATTTGAGCATCTGCAAGAACGCTTAAAAAAAGCTATGCAGGCTCAAAATGTCAGAGAAACTTCTGTGTGTAAGTTATCTAGTTATGAGCGTCAAACTTTAAAAGTACCATTTACGGAATTAGTCAAACTGGTACAAAATCAAGAGGTAAGTTTAGATTTTCCTATCACGTTGACTCAGAAAATGCAAAAAGATTTAGGTGACAATTTGCAGGAATTATCTGTAGATATTGACACAACTACATCTTGGCGACTGTCTACTAAAAACCAAGAAAATGAAGGTTTGCAGGAGTAAAGCTGCAAAATAGTCAAATATTTTATGGGAGTTGAGCGAATGTTGTTCAAAAAAGTTAAGATTAATTAAACTTTCAAATTACAAAGTAAATTCTGCATAAAGTATAAGGAAAAACATAAAAATCTCATCTCGTTGTCTAAAATATAATTCACATTACAAATAGCTATTTTATTCGGGATAAATATACTTATGCTTTATATATAATTAAGTATTTCAACTTTAATTTAACAATGGTACGAGAACAAATTTTGTGTTGATGCACTAACTAAATTTAGTGCTAATTCTAATCCAGGTGTAATGACGATTGAAGGTAACTTATGAAACTGCGGCTATTTGAGCAAGAACAGGTAAAGGTTAAAAGAATATTGACTATAGCTGTGGTTACCGCATTGAGTGCAATTACCAGCGTTTCTTGTAGTCAGAATAAAGATGTCTTGGTAACAGAAATTGGTATTAGTCCTCCTAACAGTCGGATAGCTCAAACATCCGCTGCTGGTAATCTCTATGTTCAGGCGAAAAATCAACACCTCAGAGGTGACTTACAAGGAGCGATCGCTACCTATACCAAAGTTATTGATGTAGATTCAGATTATGCTCCAGCCTATCAGAGCCGGGGATTAGCTTACTTTGATGCGGGGGACAAACAAAGAGCGATCGCTGATTACAATCAAGCTATTAATCTTTCTCCTAATGATGCTGAAGCTTACAATAGTCGAGGAAATGCTCTGGCTTCTCTAGGAGATAACCAACGCGCGATCACCGACTATAACGAAGCTATTCGCCTCTCGCCTAGCTACGCGGAAGCCTATAATAATCGCGGAAATGCTCGCGCCGCCCAAGGAGACAACAACGGGGCGCTCAATGACTTCAATCAAGCCATTAGCCTCGATTCTCGCTATGCCATTGCTTACAATAACCGTGGAAATGCTCGTGCGGCTCAAGGAGATGCACAGGGTGCGATCGCTGATTACAATCAAGCTATTCGCCTCAATTCCAATTTTGGCCCCGCTTATAATAATCGCGGAAATGCTCGTGCGGCTCAGGGAGACAAAGAGGGAGCGATTCAGGACTTACAACAAGCCGCAGGCATTTTTCAAGCACAAAATAGCAATGACTTATATAAACAAGTGATGAACAATATTAGAGAAATAGGGCAGTAGTGGCACTCAATTTGGGATTTTGGATGTAAGTTATTTCCGTCTTCCCATTTCTCTATCTATTTACCTAATAGAGATTCAAACTCAGCTTGTAAAGATGTGATGTCTGCCAGCCTAGCTACGAGGATATTCTCATTACCAGCATCAATTAATCGTACCTTCCAATAACGAATACTCTCGGCATTATTTAACCAAAACTGCACTACAGTATCTCTTACTTGTTCGGTATTCCAACCAAATTTAACTGGTAACGGTTCCACAGTTTCTAACAAGGCATCTAATGTACATCTATGACTACTTAGATATTCTACGCCTCCTCTGTTTGGTCGCTTTATGGTCTGTTGCTGTTGACTAAAAAATTGCCAAGTAGGAGATATACCTACAATGTCAAATGTATATTTCATTCCAGCCCTCCCAATGATAAATTAGTTGTGTGGAAAATCTTTATGCGGCTTTAAAATTGTGGCTAAAAAACCTCTAAAGCTATCTAGAAAAACTATTTTTTTGCCGATGACATGGCAATATTCTTTTTTGGCAGATTAGCACTCTCATCCAGCGAGTGCTATAATTAGTTTAGTTATTTATTGTATTATTAATTATTTTTGAGGATTATTTGAGGGGGAAATTATATTTTTAATAATTTCTTAATAAATGGCAGAGGTGAATTAGCCGCTTTAGCTGCTGCTGGTTTGTGGGCGATCGCTTCGGTGGTGTATGGCATGGTTGGGCAGCATATTCCACCGCTACGACTGAATTTGATCAAGGGGATAGTAGCGATCGCCCTGCTAATTCTGACCATCTTGCTAACTGGGGAATCCTTACCTGTCTGGGCCCCCATGCCAATTTTGCTGCTGTGCTTGAGTGGGGTAATCGGCATTAGTTGGGGTGATACTGCTTTTTTGGGGGCGATTAATTACTTGGGCCCACGCCGTGTTTTACTGATCAGCACCCTTGCGCCTCCCATGACGGCGATCGCGGCGATGATTTGGCTTCAGGAAAGTTTAAATATCAGTGCTTGGTGTGGAATTTTGATCACCATTCTGGGTGTGGCTTGGGTAGTCACAGAACGAGTTCCCGGTAATAGTGATGACTCCCCCGCGCACCTATGGCGAGGTATTGGTTTAGGCTTATTAGCCGCGATCGCTAATGCCATTGGCACAGTTATTTCTCGCGTAGCATTTACTACTGGTAACATGACATCTGTGTGGGCTGCCTTATTGCGCTTAGGTGCAGCCGAATTGATTCTTTTAGGGTGGATGTGGTTACCCAACCGTCAAGCGTCAGCGATATCCTCTGACTACAGACAATCTGGGCGAGTGATTTTTGCCACTTGCTTTGCGGCTTTTTGTGGGACTTATTTGGGGATTTGGCTACAACAGACAGCAATTAAATTCACGTCGGCGGGAATTGCGTCAACCTTGTTACAGACTAGCCCCATCTTTGTGATTCCTATTGCTATGTGCATTGGTGAAAAAGTTAGTTGGCGCGCGATCGCGGGTGTAATTATTGCCATTATCGGCATTGCATTGCTGTTTTTTTCCTAAGTAGCCGCAGTGCTGCTTGAGATTATGGCAATTTGGCAGACAAAATTTGTCTGTTGCCGTTTTAATTGAGATATCAGCTGGGTTACTGAGGCAAATCGCTTCATAGTCTCAGAAATCCCACACAATTGCCAGTTGCTGATCCTCGTGCTGTAAAATGCCCCTAAATGGTTGATACAGGTATTTACACACGAGTTCACCACTTCACTGCGACTGGCTAAAATTAAAACCAAAAACACATATAACTTCTCTCCAATTTGTCGGGTGGGTGAGGAAGATAGTCCGTAACCCACCACTATCTCTACAATTTTTGGGTAATTAATTTGTCTGAAGCCAGAAGCTTGCGTCTCGTTCTCTGGTCAAGTATTCGATGATTTCTCCGGCTTCAGTTTTTTGATTAATTCCATATAGATATTAACCTCGTTAACTTCTAGATCATGCTCAATTCTGGTTACTCTCCAATTTTCCTTGTTTAGGTAAATTTCCTCTCCTGTTCTGGGAATAAATTGTAAGTCATAGAACTTTTTTAGATAGTTTTTTTGTTTTTCTTCCCATAATATTACTTTAGCTATTTCTTGGCTCATTGCTTCTCCTGTTTTGTGACTAAATGAAGGTCAAACAATTTTAGATTTGGGATTTTAGATTTTAGATTGACTGCACCCATAAAGGGATGCAGCTTGGGGATTTTGGATTGACGTTAGCGAAGCGTACGCAGCGCAGCGAGTATTTTAGATTTGTTCCACCCACCAGGGGTGGGGCTTGTACCAAAAATAATCCAAAATCCAAAATTTAAAATCTAAAATTCGGAGGGTCAGATTTTGATGACAAGCATAGGTCAAGTTTATCTTACTAATTAAATAGAATAGCGTAGTTAAAACCACATTTTTAGAAAGGAATTATTGGTCACTGGAGATATAATCGTCATGGTATTCTGGCCAAAGTGGGATGTTCCATTGATTTCAAATTTGTAGTATTCCCATAACTTAGCCAAATCTAACTCAACTGAGTTGGCAAAAAGCTGAGTAAGGGTTAAATAAACTACAAAAGTTCTTGATAATCAAGTATGGCCAGAGCAAGAAGAAGAGCCAACGGTTTTTTCAGAGATTTTAAAGAATTTGCCCTCCAAGGCAATGTCATGGACTTAGCGATCGCCGTGATCATTGGTGCTGCCTTTGGTAGAATTGTCACTTCCTTTGTGGAGGATGTGATTATGCCATTGATCAATCCCTGGGTTGCTGTCACTGGCGAAGATTGGAGAACAATTACTGTGGGGACAGGAATTAAAATCGGCAGTTTTCTCGGCGCGATTGTTGACTTTATCATTATTGCCTTGATTATTTTCCTCGCCGTGCGCGCCTTACAACGATTCAAAAGACAAGAAGAAGTCGTAGAAGAAACCGCGCCACCAGATCCCAATCTGGTCGCCCAGGAAAGACTGACTGGGGCCTTAGATAGGCTGACTGAAACTTTGGAATCTCGCGATCATCAGGTTTTGTAAAGATTGGTGCTTGGGAGGTTTTCGCCCTTGCACCCGACATCTTTTCTACCTACGCCTACTGAGCCGTTTTCGGTTTCAGAGCCAACAACATCTCCAATTCACTCGTAGATTTGTCGGAACTGGTGAGAGTGACACCAAAACCATGAATAATACTCAGGACTGTGTTAGCCTCAGGTGGCAGAGGTTGTGTTTGTGCCATAAAGCGATTGACTAGAGATGCAGTTTTTTCTGCGTCTATATAGAAGTAACCCGCATTGGGTTTTTGCAATGAACCAGTTACAGCTTTAAAGGTGTCGCTACTATCAAGTTTGGGAGTATTGTTCGTGGCGATCGCTTCAGCTACGGAACCACCAACTGCCAAAAACACAGTATCTTGATTTAGCCAACCATGAGATAATAAAGCTCCTTGTCCGGGTATTTGCCATTCAGTCACATCTTTACCGCCAATATTTCTTTGCGCGACGTTGAGGCGTTGAGTTTTGGCAAGGTTATCTAGTTTACTCAAAGTGGCTGTCGCCGTTGAGCGATCGCTCGTTTCTAAGACTAATGCTCCACCAAAACCCAAATTCGCCAACACACCTTGATTCGATGGCATAGCACCAAAGGCAAATTCTTGATCCATCCACCCGAAAACATCTGTATCTAAGTCAATATTGACAAACTTCAGTTGTCCCCGCACTTGTTGTACTATTTGGTTAAATTCGGGATAATCTTGAGATTGTTCTACTATAGCTGACCAACTCCGGCTGATGCCATTCCCAGTCATCAAAGCAAAGGTATCCAGGGGTAATTGATCGACTATTTTTGCCGGACTTGCTTGGTACTCAAATTTGTTTAATTGCGGATCTAGATTAGCGATCGCTCTCATCCGCACTCCCTGATCATCAACTCCCACACGCGCCACAATAGACTTGACTTGTTGCAGTTGTTTTAGACTTTGTGGTGGTAATTGCGTAGCCTGGGGACTTGCAGCTATCAACTGTTGCATCATTCCCGCATAATCTGGAATGTAAACTTGAGCGAGAATGTTTTTCACATCTGCGTTAGCAGTGAGCATCCTATTTGCCCCTTC comes from the Nodularia sp. NIES-3585 genome and includes:
- a CDS encoding DMT family transporter, yielding MWAIASVVYGMVGQHIPPLRLNLIKGIVAIALLILTILLTGESLPVWAPMPILLLCLSGVIGISWGDTAFLGAINYLGPRRVLLISTLAPPMTAIAAMIWLQESLNISAWCGILITILGVAWVVTERVPGNSDDSPAHLWRGIGLGLLAAIANAIGTVISRVAFTTGNMTSVWAALLRLGAAELILLGWMWLPNRQASAISSDYRQSGRVIFATCFAAFCGTYLGIWLQQTAIKFTSAGIASTLLQTSPIFVIPIAMCIGEKVSWRAIAGVIIAIIGIALLFFS
- the mscL gene encoding large conductance mechanosensitive channel protein MscL, with product MARARRRANGFFRDFKEFALQGNVMDLAIAVIIGAAFGRIVTSFVEDVIMPLINPWVAVTGEDWRTITVGTGIKIGSFLGAIVDFIIIALIIFLAVRALQRFKRQEEVVEETAPPDPNLVAQERLTGALDRLTETLESRDHQVL
- a CDS encoding DUF3352 domain-containing protein — encoded protein: MPERKANLLIPAVGATVLVAGSLAAYIYFKGPSGDSSGALGSAKLVPATALMATYITTEPEAWAKLSEFGTPEAQKLLAKGLENFQQDFFSDGNISYEQDLKPWVGGVMVAMLPPNPTKLAQSNQPNSTSQGQPESNILMVVGIKDKLNALSFANKLKSKAGVKVEESDYKGETITEVTENGRLTYSAVLNNNHLVFAPEKQAVEKAIETFKGQPSFASQEGANRMLTANADVKNILAQVYIPDYAGMMQQLIAASPQATQLPPQSLKQLQQVKSIVARVGVDDQGVRMRAIANLDPQLNKFEYQASPAKIVDQLPLDTFALMTGNGISRSWSAIVEQSQDYPEFNQIVQQVRGQLKFVNIDLDTDVFGWMDQEFAFGAMPSNQGVLANLGFGGALVLETSDRSTATATLSKLDNLAKTQRLNVAQRNIGGKDVTEWQIPGQGALLSHGWLNQDTVFLAVGGSVAEAIATNNTPKLDSSDTFKAVTGSLQKPNAGYFYIDAEKTASLVNRFMAQTQPLPPEANTVLSIIHGFGVTLTSSDKSTSELEMLLALKPKTAQ
- a CDS encoding tetratricopeptide repeat protein, translated to MKLRLFEQEQVKVKRILTIAVVTALSAITSVSCSQNKDVLVTEIGISPPNSRIAQTSAAGNLYVQAKNQHLRGDLQGAIATYTKVIDVDSDYAPAYQSRGLAYFDAGDKQRAIADYNQAINLSPNDAEAYNSRGNALASLGDNQRAITDYNEAIRLSPSYAEAYNNRGNARAAQGDNNGALNDFNQAISLDSRYAIAYNNRGNARAAQGDAQGAIADYNQAIRLNSNFGPAYNNRGNARAAQGDKEGAIQDLQQAAGIFQAQNSNDLYKQVMNNIREIGQ
- a CDS encoding ribonuclease D, which encodes MPYLNSASNIRAKVAEYTNVKTLWIDTEVADYKSRNPRLSLIQVLDDPTDMSGTRVDLLDVLDQPDMVAEFIEQIMVNPDIEKVFHNANYDLKFLGNKKAINITCTLEIAQKIPYYILPLPNYQLKTLATALCRFNYIDKQEQTSDWGQRPLSEGQIEYAYLDCIYLAQVHLQLLELQVASNPDPQKEDLITLDARYTELSEHWQLLKSEFEHLQERLKKAMQAQNVRETSVCKLSSYERQTLKVPFTELVKLVQNQEVSLDFPITLTQKMQKDLGDNLQELSVDIDTTTSWRLSTKNQENEGLQE